The Negativicoccus succinicivorans genome segment TGGTCAAAGAAAATATCGATACTATTGTTACGGGCCTGAAATAATATCGACGGCGGGTGCGGAGAGAGCGCCCGCCTTTTTGTTATTAAGATACATGAAGGGGGATTCATATGGAGTGGGCGGTAGAAGTCGAGGACATGACCGTTGCCTATGATGAACGACCGGTTCTTTGGGATGTGGATATGCAGATTCCGAAAGGATCGCTCGCGGCGATTGTCGGGCCGAACGGTGCGGGAAAATCGACGTTGATCAAGGCGATATTGGGATTGTTGACTAAAATTTCCGGTTCGGTCAAATTTTATTTAGACGGTCGGTTGGCCGTGTCGCGCGATGATTTCAAGCGGATTGCCTATGTGCCGCAGAGCGGCAGTGTAGACTGGGATTTCCCGACGACGGTACTGGATGTCGTACTAATGGGACGTTACGGTCATCTCGGCTGGTTTAAACGACCGGGTGCGGCGGAGCGGGAGATGGCGATGGATGTGTTGCGGAAAACGGGCATGGAAGCTTACGTTGACCGCCAAATCAGTCGTCTATCGGGCGGCCAGCAGCAGCGTGTGTTTTTAGCGCGCGCATTGATTCAGGAAGCGGATATTTATTTTATGGACGAGCCGTTTAAGGGGGTCGACGCCAAAACGGAAAAGGCGATTGTCGCTTTGTTGCAAGAGATGAAATCACGCGGCAAAACGGTCATTGTTGTGCATCACGATTTGGCGACGGTGGCGGAATATTTTGACTGGGTTACGATGATTAACTTGCGTCGTATTGCGATGGGGCCCGTGGAAGAAGTGTTTACGAGCGAGCACATCGAAGCGGCTTATAATGCCCGCAATCCGTTGCGGCGGGAGGGGCCCCATGCTGTCGCCGCTGAGTGATTATACCTTCCAGATCGTGGCGGCGGGGACCATGCTGTTGGGATTAGCGAGCGGCGTTACGGGAACGTTTGCCGTATTGCGCAAGGAAAGTCTCATCGGAGACGGATTGTCGCATGCGTCGTTTCCGGGCGTGGTAGCGGCCTTCATGTTTTTGGCGGTGAAAGATTTGGAAGTGTTGCTGACCGGTGCGGCGGTCGCATCCTTGCTGTGCATGGCGGCGATTGCCTTGACGGTACGGTATACTAAGGTCAAGTTTGATGCCGCATTGGCGACATTTCTTGCCGCTTTTTTCGGCGTCGGCATGATGCTGATGACGTATGTGCAGCATACGGACAACCCCAATCAGGCGGGGTTGTCGAAGTTTATTTTCGGACAGGCGGCCACTATGCTGGCGCGCGACGTGGAAATTACCGCGGCGGTGGCGGCAATGATTTTACTGCTGGCAGTCATTTTTTGGAAAGAATTAAAACTGGTGGCGTTTGATGCCGATTTCGCGCGCAGTTTACAGCTGCCTGTCAGAATGACGCAATTGGTGTACGGTTTGATGCTGGTGGCCTCGATTATCATCGGCTTACAGTCTGTCGGTGCTATTTTGATGAGTTCGTTGCTCATCGCTCCGGCGGTGGCGGCACGGCAATGGACGGATAATCTCGGCACCATGGCGGTACTGGCAGGGGGTATCGGGGCGCTGTCTTGCGGTATCGGTACGTATGCCAGTGCGATCGTGAAAGGTTTGCCGACGGGGCCGGCGATCGTCGTTGCCGCCTCAATCGTGGTACTGCTCAGCTTGCTGTTTGCGCCCGGAAGGGGCATCATTGCACGTTACCGGGTGCATCGGGAGGCACGCCGGCGTTGGAAGGAGGGCGATATCAATGTCCGCCCAAACTGAGATTATTCTTATCGCGATGTTGGCGGCATTCGCGTGCGCTTTGCCGGGGGTGTTTCTGGTACTGCGCAAAATGTCCATGGTCGCCGACGCTATCACACATACCGTATTCTTGGGAATCGTCATTGCATTTTTTGCAACGGAGAATTTAAACTCGCCCTGGTTGCTCATCGGAGCAACGCTCATGGGATGCTTTACCGTGTGGTGTACCGAAAGCCTGCAACGAACTCGACTGGTTAGCGAAGATGCATCCATCGGGATTGTATTTCCGCTGTTATTCTCTATCGGCTTGATTTTGGTCAATCTATACGGTAGTAATGTTCATCTGGATACGGACTCGGTCCTGCTCGGGGAACTCGCCTTTGCGCCCTTTGATCGCGTGCGTGTGAATGGCGCCGATTGGGGCGCTGTGTCCATGTGGGTGTTGACAGGAATTTGTTTGCTTAATACATTAGTCATTGTGGCGGCATTCAAAGAATGGAAACTGGTTACCTTTGATGCGTTATTGGCGGCCATGTACGGATTTTCGCCGATATGGATGCACTATTTGCTGATGACACTCGTCTCCGTGACCGTTGTTGCTTCATTCCAAGCGGTCGGCGCCATCCTCGTTATCGGATTGATGATCGGACCGGCCGCGACGGCCTACTTGCTTACCAAAGATTTGCGGAAAATGCTTGTTTTGGCGGCGAGCATCGGCGCCCTATCCGCGTGGCTCGGTACGGAGATTGCTTTTTTGCTGGATGTTTCGATTGCAGGCGCGATTGCGGGAACAATAGGAGGAGTATTTTTATTGACGGTGATCGCGACACCCAAATCGGGTATTATTGCCCGGTATCGGCGTTTAAAACGTCTGCGCTTACAGTATGGAGAAGAAACGGTTTTGTTCCATTTGTTGACTCATGAAGGCACGGCTGTACAGGCGCAAGAGGCGGGAGTCGGTACACTTTATGAGCATTTGCGCTGGAAACCGGAATTTGCCGATCTCATTTGTCGTCGTCTCGAAGCGGGGCATTTTGTACGTATTCATCGTGGCATGGTGCACTTGACCGAGAGCGGGCGCGCACGTGCTTATCGCGTTTCAGAAACGCTTTTTGCGGAGCAATAATGATTGAAAAATCTCTCATAGGAGAAATCTTTCTTGTGTGAATTGTGTTAGTCATGTGAGATGGAACGCATGGAGTGTGCCGTGAGGTACGACTGAACCTGTACGCGGACCGACCGGAGATGTTGGCGGTGCTGCCGCTTCCGAAAGGAAGACAAAAAAGACGATGCGAACGCATCGTCTTTTTTATTTTACAAAATAGATTGGCAATCATTGTAAAGCGCATCAAGATATGAAAATAAAATGCAAGCACTAAAAAAACACTCCGAAGAGTGCTTTTAGTCTACATAGGTAGAGCCCCGAAGGGCGATGTGGATAAATCTTTATTTGAACTCGTAGTGCATATCCTGCCCATATAGTAGCGCTTAAAAATCATCCTGTCAAGTTTATTTCACTCGAAAATCATCCATAAAAATTAATGAGATTATTTTAGCGCATAATGCATTATGACGCTTTTTGCATATGGAATCTAATGATTTCGTATGCTATATTTAATTTATCAGAGTAACAGATCAAAGCGGAACGCTATTGATGACATAGCGGGTCAGCACGAGCAATGTTCAGCAGTGGTATAAAAAGGCAGTAGCAAATTCTTATTCTTTTAATCCGGTTGCGACGATGGGGAGGATTTTCGCGATGAAGAAGAGCAACGATTACTATATCGGTTTGGACATGGGAACCAATTCCGTCGGTTGGGCAACTACCAATCCTCAGGGGCGTTTGCTGAGGTTCAATAAAAAAGACATGTGGGGCTCACGCCTTTTTGAGGAAGCGAAAACAGCCGCTAAGACGCGTACCTTCAGAACGTCGCGGCGTCGGTATGATCGCGTGAGACAACGCATTGAATTTTTGCAGGATATTTTCGCGCCGATCATCGCTAAAAAGGATTTTGAATTCTTCATGCGACTGAAAGAAAGTAAATTTCATCTTGAGGACAAGAAAACAGATGGCAAATTTGCTCTTTTTAATGATGCGGATTTTACCGACGTGGAATACTTCGACCGCTATCCCACGATTTACCATCTGCGCGCGGCATTGATCAAACCGAATCACATTACCGATCCGCGGTTATTGTACCTAGCCATTCATCATATTATTAAAAACCGCGGACATTTCCTGTTCGCCGGCACAGATATGGAAAGTATTCGCAGCTTCCAAATAGTCTATACGCAACTTTCCGAACATTTGAAATCGATCAATTTGGACTTTGAATTGCCGGTGGATGCGCAAGATAAATTTGCCGCGATCTTATTGAACGAAAAATTGAACAAACGGGACAAGAAAAAACAACTGAAAGAACTTTGCCCGCATAAAGACAAACGCTTGGAATACGCTTTTAACGCGATTATCGGTGGGAAAACCAAGTTGAAAGATATATTTGGCGTAGAAGAATATGATGAAGGGACTAAAAAGGCAGTCGACTTTGAAAAGGCGGACTACGACGAGGATAAAGACGAGATTGAGAGCGTAATCAAAGAAAATATCCATGTGCTCAACGCGTTGAAAGCGGTCTATGACTGGACCATTTTGACGAACATTTTAGGCGACTACGCGTATATTTCGGAGTCACAGGTCGCGCTTTATGAGGCGCACAAAAAAGATTTACGTATTCTGAAAAGCCTCATCAAGAAATACGCCAAATCGCAATATGCGGACGCTTTCCGGCATGAGAACGTCAAAGGTAATTATGCCAACTACGTTGGTAGCACCAACTATGACAATAAACAACCGGTCATTGACAATCCGTCGGTAACGCAAGAAGACATAAATAAATATTTTGCAGATATTCTCTTGAGCATTACTCCGGACGAAAGCGATAGAGAGAGTTATCAATATATTACCGAGCGCTTGCATAAAGGCGAAGCTCTGCCCAAATTACGTACGAAAGCTAACAGCGTGTTGCCGCATCAAATCCACAAAATCGAATTGGAAAAAATCCTTGCCAACGCAGCAAAGAATTTTCCGTTCTTGCAGGAAAAAGATAGTAGCGGCTATACCGCAGCGCAAAAAATCGTCAAGATTATGATGTTCCGAATTGAGTACTATGTCGGACCGCTCAACACGTATCATCATGTCGACCAGGGCGGCCACGCCTGGATGGTGCGCAAAGCGGAGGGGAAAATTACGCCTTGGAATTTTGACGAAAAAGTAGACAAGGAAGCTTCGGCGGAAAAATTTATCCGCAACATGACCAACAAATGCACCTACTTGATCGGCAAGGACGTCATTCCCAAACAGTCGCTTCTGTACAGCAGGTACAAAGTACTTAACGAATTAAATAACTTAAAAGTCAACGGCGTGCCGATTTCGGTCGAGCTGAAACAGAAAATTTACGAAGAACTGTTTAAGAAACAAGTCAATGTCACATTCAAACAGCTCAAAACTTTTCTCAAAGCGCAAGGGGCAGACGCCGACGAAATCATTTTAAGCGGTGTCGATGAAGCCGCGCATAAATTTACCAATAACCTCCAGACGTACCATAAATTCCATGCGATTTTCGGCGACAAAATCGAATTTGAGCCGCAACGCTCCATGGTCGAAGATATTATTCGCTGGAAATGTCTGATGGGCGATGATATCGCCATGTGGAAACACAAGATCGAAAAAGAATATGGCGATCAGCTCAGTGAAGAGCAATTGAAGAAAATCACGCGACTTAACTTCAACGGTTGGTCCCGTTTGTCACAAGAGTTCCTTACCGATGTGCCGGGCGTTGATATCGAATCCGGCGAGGTATACTCGGGGATTATGGACGCTTTGTGGAAAACGAATGAAAACGTTATGCAACTATTAAGTTCCCGTTTTACGTTTGCGGCAGAAGTAAAGAAGCAAAACCAAGGCACCGGTCGGATCGAGAAAATCACGTATGACGAAGTCATGAAAGACACCTACCTGTCGCCTGCGGTAAAACGTTCCGTTTGGCAGGCGATTACTTTAGTCGAAGAGATCCGAAAAATTCGTAAAGCGGATCCGAAACGCATTTTCGTCGAAATGACGCGCCAACCGGACGCGAAAAAGGAACGCAAACTGTCTCGGCGTACGCAACTTTTAAATGCATATAAAGCGATCGGAAGTGACCTCGCGGAATATGATAAAGAACATGTATCCACACTCATAACGCAACTGGAAAGCAAAAAGGATGAAGATCTGCGCCGGAAAAAATTGTATCTTTACTTCACGCAGATGGGACGTTGCATGTATACGGGAGAACGTATCGATCTTTCTTCCTTATTGCGTGACACCAACAGTAACATCTATGATATTGATCATATCTACCCGCGTTCTCTTACTAAAGATGACAGTCTTGACAATATGGTATTGGTCAAAAAAGTGGAGAACCTAAAGAAGAGTAATGATTATCCTTTGCCGGATGAAATGCGCAAAAAACGATACGGATACTGGAAAGGCCTCAAAGAGAAAAAACTGATCAGTGAAAGAAAATTTTCACGGCTCATTCGCACTACCAAACTTACCGCCGACGAATTGGCCGGATTTATCAGTCGGCAATTGGTGGAAACCAGTCAAATGGTCAAAGCCACGGCGGATATTTTGGAAAAAATCTATCCGAGTGTTACGATCGTTTACGTGAAGGCGCGGACTGTAAGTGACTTCCGCCATGACTATGATTTGCCGAAAGTGCGCGCCTTGAATGATTGTCACCATGCCCATGACGCGTATTTGAATATTGTCGTGGGGAATGTCTACTACGAAAAATTCACTAAAAACCCGTTCCGTTTTATTCAGAACCAAAAGGGAAAAGGAAAAGTCGAATACAATCTTTATCGCTTGTTTGACAAAGACATTAAAGTCGGCGATCGCATTATTTGGAACACCAAAGAAGATTTAGCGCGTGTCAAAGCGAGCCTCGAACGTGATACGGTAAACGTTGTACGTATGCCGGTAGAGCAACGCGGGCAATTTTTTGACGCAACCATTCAAAAGAAGGGCACGACAAAAAATATGCTTGTGCTGCCGCTGAAAGGTTCTGATGAACGCTTACAAGATACTTCCAAATACGGGTATTATATCAAGCCATCCGGCATGTCATTTATGGTGGTTCAACACGAGGTTAAAGGGAAGAGGCGAGTCACCATCGAACCGGCGTTGCTGGTTTACAAAAATAACTTAAAAAGCGAAAAAGATTACGTAAAATATTGTGAAAATGTTTTGAAATTGCAAAAACCTAAAGTGTTATTTAAAAACATAAAATTCGGCAGTAAGATTTTATTTGATGGATATCCATTCCTTTTGACATCACGATCGGGTGATAGGATTACAATGGCGGATGCACAATCCCTGTTTCTTGCCAACCGGGAGCTAAGCATACTAAAAAGAGTTACTAAAATTTCCGATGATATTGCTCAAAAAGTGGAAAGCCGAATAAAAATAACCGATGAAGAGTGGATTACACTGTGGAAATCC includes the following:
- the cas9 gene encoding type II CRISPR RNA-guided endonuclease Cas9 (Cas9, originally named Csn1, is the large, multifunctional signature protein of type II CRISPR/Cas systems. It is well known even to general audiences because its RNA-guided endonuclease activity has made it a popular tool for custom editing of eukaryotic genomes.) — protein: MKKSNDYYIGLDMGTNSVGWATTNPQGRLLRFNKKDMWGSRLFEEAKTAAKTRTFRTSRRRYDRVRQRIEFLQDIFAPIIAKKDFEFFMRLKESKFHLEDKKTDGKFALFNDADFTDVEYFDRYPTIYHLRAALIKPNHITDPRLLYLAIHHIIKNRGHFLFAGTDMESIRSFQIVYTQLSEHLKSINLDFELPVDAQDKFAAILLNEKLNKRDKKKQLKELCPHKDKRLEYAFNAIIGGKTKLKDIFGVEEYDEGTKKAVDFEKADYDEDKDEIESVIKENIHVLNALKAVYDWTILTNILGDYAYISESQVALYEAHKKDLRILKSLIKKYAKSQYADAFRHENVKGNYANYVGSTNYDNKQPVIDNPSVTQEDINKYFADILLSITPDESDRESYQYITERLHKGEALPKLRTKANSVLPHQIHKIELEKILANAAKNFPFLQEKDSSGYTAAQKIVKIMMFRIEYYVGPLNTYHHVDQGGHAWMVRKAEGKITPWNFDEKVDKEASAEKFIRNMTNKCTYLIGKDVIPKQSLLYSRYKVLNELNNLKVNGVPISVELKQKIYEELFKKQVNVTFKQLKTFLKAQGADADEIILSGVDEAAHKFTNNLQTYHKFHAIFGDKIEFEPQRSMVEDIIRWKCLMGDDIAMWKHKIEKEYGDQLSEEQLKKITRLNFNGWSRLSQEFLTDVPGVDIESGEVYSGIMDALWKTNENVMQLLSSRFTFAAEVKKQNQGTGRIEKITYDEVMKDTYLSPAVKRSVWQAITLVEEIRKIRKADPKRIFVEMTRQPDAKKERKLSRRTQLLNAYKAIGSDLAEYDKEHVSTLITQLESKKDEDLRRKKLYLYFTQMGRCMYTGERIDLSSLLRDTNSNIYDIDHIYPRSLTKDDSLDNMVLVKKVENLKKSNDYPLPDEMRKKRYGYWKGLKEKKLISERKFSRLIRTTKLTADELAGFISRQLVETSQMVKATADILEKIYPSVTIVYVKARTVSDFRHDYDLPKVRALNDCHHAHDAYLNIVVGNVYYEKFTKNPFRFIQNQKGKGKVEYNLYRLFDKDIKVGDRIIWNTKEDLARVKASLERDTVNVVRMPVEQRGQFFDATIQKKGTTKNMLVLPLKGSDERLQDTSKYGYYIKPSGMSFMVVQHEVKGKRRVTIEPALLVYKNNLKSEKDYVKYCENVLKLQKPKVLFKNIKFGSKILFDGYPFLLTSRSGDRITMADAQSLFLANRELSILKRVTKISDDIAQKVESRIKITDEEWITLWKSVVEQIVTGKFCNRLGSLNVVIKGKKVELSEDEKTRLNELDSKDQEEYLSHILLERFLQFNTEEKAHLLLQVISFSSNTRGVDLRLIGGSISTGVIRVGKDITDHSVILINESPTGLFTNRTVLNQT
- a CDS encoding metal ABC transporter permease encodes the protein MSAQTEIILIAMLAAFACALPGVFLVLRKMSMVADAITHTVFLGIVIAFFATENLNSPWLLIGATLMGCFTVWCTESLQRTRLVSEDASIGIVFPLLFSIGLILVNLYGSNVHLDTDSVLLGELAFAPFDRVRVNGADWGAVSMWVLTGICLLNTLVIVAAFKEWKLVTFDALLAAMYGFSPIWMHYLLMTLVSVTVVASFQAVGAILVIGLMIGPAATAYLLTKDLRKMLVLAASIGALSAWLGTEIAFLLDVSIAGAIAGTIGGVFLLTVIATPKSGIIARYRRLKRLRLQYGEETVLFHLLTHEGTAVQAQEAGVGTLYEHLRWKPEFADLICRRLEAGHFVRIHRGMVHLTESGRARAYRVSETLFAEQ
- a CDS encoding metal ABC transporter ATP-binding protein — protein: MEWAVEVEDMTVAYDERPVLWDVDMQIPKGSLAAIVGPNGAGKSTLIKAILGLLTKISGSVKFYLDGRLAVSRDDFKRIAYVPQSGSVDWDFPTTVLDVVLMGRYGHLGWFKRPGAAEREMAMDVLRKTGMEAYVDRQISRLSGGQQQRVFLARALIQEADIYFMDEPFKGVDAKTEKAIVALLQEMKSRGKTVIVVHHDLATVAEYFDWVTMINLRRIAMGPVEEVFTSEHIEAAYNARNPLRREGPHAVAAE
- a CDS encoding metal ABC transporter permease is translated as MSPLSDYTFQIVAAGTMLLGLASGVTGTFAVLRKESLIGDGLSHASFPGVVAAFMFLAVKDLEVLLTGAAVASLLCMAAIALTVRYTKVKFDAALATFLAAFFGVGMMLMTYVQHTDNPNQAGLSKFIFGQAATMLARDVEITAAVAAMILLLAVIFWKELKLVAFDADFARSLQLPVRMTQLVYGLMLVASIIIGLQSVGAILMSSLLIAPAVAARQWTDNLGTMAVLAGGIGALSCGIGTYASAIVKGLPTGPAIVVAASIVVLLSLLFAPGRGIIARYRVHREARRRWKEGDINVRPN